TCCTCCGGTAACTAACATGTTGTTGTCGTCGGGATGAATAGACAAGCAGTAAACACCACTGAGATGACCATGATAAGACCTAATAACCTTGTTCTGTTCAAGATCCCAACATTTAACTTGTTTATCATCAGCAGCAGAAAACATGTAGGTATGTTTGTTGCTAATAGCAAGTGCTCTTACTTGTTGGATGTGACCTGTTAATGTGAGTTTTAGAACACCAGTTGCTAAATCCCATATCTTGATAGTTCGATCTGCAGAACCAGTAGCAAACCATGTATTACTGGGATCAACTGCAATAGATGTCACCCATCCTAAATGACCACTGATGACTCTGTAGTTTTTCCATGGTGCATGCCAATCAGGTCGTGGCCATTTACTTTCCATTCTTTCCATCAAAGAAGATGTTGAGAAATTCCTGGAAGATCCTCTGCTTGGCATTGATGGACCTGGAAGTAGAGCAAGCCCTGGTTCTTGAGACTGATTCTTTGTAGCAGAATTCTTCGTCTGAGGTTGAGCAATGCTTTCTTGAATTCCACCATACTCGGCATTCACTTTGTAATTAACACGAATTTTCTTGCTTTCGGAATCGGGAGGAGCGAGTTGTTGATCAAGTGGAGAGAATAGATCCAGGGGACGTTTCTTGAGTGATTGTGGTTCAATTGCTTCCATACGACGACGTATTAGACGGAAGTGttcaaaaaccaaaaacacTATGCTTTGCTTCCTTccgatgaatgaatgaatgaattatggGAATCGATTAACCAATTTGCTGtctatatataagtaaaaaaataaccaatcttttttaattttgtttttttgatatacaatctttttttttgaagcaaaatcttttttgatatacaatcttcttaaaatattcactaaaagattaaaatttatttttatatcaaaatattgcaactaaatctttttattttttttttggtgagagtaactaaatctttttattgtttctatttttttaggctaaactttctataagtttttttttctttcctatcTTTATGcgtatatttaaaaaaatatgagaaaaactattgttaaataatttttatgttgtaATGGTCAGCATTGGCATGAGtaagtgtttataagcaagagacaatcctcaccttacaagtcgattttgtagggttgagttacaCCCAATAcacaattctaagatggtatcaaagtctatccacgatccgttgggccacctgctatcaggtttccgctatcggacCACCCACCATTTATTTCCGCGCACCAAGTCCAATAGTGCTTGGTGCGAGGGTGTGTGTCAAGAGTCCCatatcggttgagagatgacctAAATAAATGTTcataagtaagaggcaatcctcaccttacaagccaattttgtagggttgagttacgTCCAATTCACGGTTCTAAGAGTTTCTGGACTattaaattagaaatttgattaaaaatattaaaacttcCCCTCTAGAAATACACAGATTCATGTTTGCTCGGATGATTTTGGCCATGTAAGTGGTTGTCACATTGACTTGTTGCATCTAAAATAAGATAGTCTTGTGGCATGTAACTTGTAAATGGATTTTAGGGACGAAACCGGTAAAATCCAAGTCACAAGAGTAGGGATTCAAAGATTTAGAATAGAATCCGGTACAATTATGAAATTATATGAAGATAAATTGAGAGTTTTTGAGAGAGAAGTGttttgttgaatattttgattgattttcAAATGAAGCACAAATGTTTCTTAAATATAACACAGACTTGGATCCTCTCCATCTATATTTTTCTACATCTCTCTCCTTCCTCTCTATCTCTCACTtaatctcactctctctcatgattattttattattttttaatgacgagagagattgaaattaagagagagatagagaggaagGAGAGAGATGTAGAGAAATTGGAAGGAGAAGATCCATTTTCCTCTTTTGCTATATGTTTGGCAGTTCACACAATGAGTTTTGTTTCATCAACTGAAACCTTGACTGATGATGCGATATCACAAATCATATAtgtccaacttttttttttgtgttttgaggGTTTTGTAGTGTATTCACTAAACTGAATTGCAAAACTATTAAATATTGAAATACATACGAATGTACGCAGTAATAATCTTAGTATAATGGTACAAAGATGATCAGAAGTGTGTTAAAAAGGTAGTGTGAATAAATTAGTCGTACATCAAGACCTTCGAGTAACAGCACATCTAATCAAAATGAGAGCCACATAAATAGAACCGACAGATGTCTTTAGGTCTTAGGAGGCCTGAAGTTAAGGGGATGTGTTTCTTAAATGGCATTTTCATCTTGTTTCcacatttttatggttttgtctGCTTCACATGATATAAGCCTCGTACCCGTGATATCATAGGTTAAAGCATAAATACCAGCTTCACTATCCAGTGAACCTGTaagagggaaagatgaaaacaGATAAGAACAATTAATATGCTTGTCAATCTTGTGTATATGGTAGAACTAACTAGCATCAATCTTAACATGTAAAAACAGTCTAATATGCATACCAGGTTGTACAATTGTTTGGGATTGCTGGGAATTGTGACCACTCTTCCAATCCCAGAACCACATACTGCCATTGTCACCTGAAACAGGAAAAATAAATCAGAAAATATAGTTGAATTCCGTATGACAAATCAATCTTATCACATGATCAtgaaaaaaagggaaaataCCTCCAGTAACCATAACACCCTCCTCATTGACAGCCATTGCATTGATAATAGTTTTCTGTTGAGAGCTGCACATACATAAATTAATGAAtactttcaaaaaaataaaaaaaatgaaaatttatcaATTAGCATCAAACCATATTTCTATAACTGATATCTTTGAAGCAATATGAAGTTCTGAGGTTTGACCGGGAGGTAAGTAATAAATACATGAAATTGACTTCTTTGTTGTCTAAAAAAAGTGCTCAGCAAGCTTATTCAAGTTATTCATGTGTTAGCGCATCATTTTACTAAGGGCCAAGGCTCTTTCTGCATCCAGATTTACTGTTTTCTATCCAAGCTAAAAATGTGTGGTCCAGCTCAAATTCTCAATGACTCACACCCTCTTTTAGCTTGAGGGGGGAGTATAGAGATGCCCGGTTAATATTCCTCTTTCTACACGTTCACTTTTTCTAGCATTTGCACTAGTTGCAGCTTATAATTCCAGTTTTATGTTTTTACTAGTTTCATTTGAAGCTTAGCTtatcctaaaatagttgatctaTAACTAACTGTAAGCAACTCCGTGTTAGTTACAGTTATTTAGTAGCATAGTCTTTACAATCTACTAGCGGCCAGACAGGCGCGCCACGCCTGTCTGTGTGatccatattttctattatacAAAGTTATGTCAAAAAAAGACATGCATTATGTtgtggtgagtttgttaataaaagatttttgctgctaaagaATTCACGTATGTAACCTTGTTTTCATTTGCCTACTGTGTCTTCTACAACATTTCTTCTTCTCCACCGACTCTTCTCATTCTCTATAACAACAAGCCATTTCTCTAGCTCTTCCAATTCTTCCAACATACTTTGCCTCACTATCATCCTTTCATTCTAGCTTGGTTCTACACACTCCCAACCACACAGATCCTCTCCATCTCTTCTCACCGCCACGAACGCAGCCACCATACATCTCTTCCAATTCTTCAATTCTGGATCTCTTCCAAGACTTCGATTCCTCCCaagccaatttcttgcattAGCTTTATTCTGGATCTAGAATTGAAAAAACAAGAGGTCtctcaaaattaaatattgtcTTGACCGCCACCGCCGCCACCGCCACCGCCGCCGTTAATCCTCACTACAACACCAGCTCCCTGTTTCCGCATTCATATCAGTTTTCATTCTAATTTACACACTTTCACCACCGATACTTCACCTTAGATTAATTTTGGCTTCTGATCCTAAGTTAATTTTAACAGATCTGGAGTTGAAAACACAAGGGTCTTCATCTTAAATTGAGATAACCAAAACCATTGCAATGATTTTCAAGATAttagtgtattttttattaGCCTAATTTGTTGAAAGAAATTATTGGGAAGATTCCAAAAGGACAGAACTTACGGCGATTCCGAGAGAGACCGAGGAAGGAGATGGTTGCAGGAAAATATCATGTGTAATTCAATTTGTGTGTGGTACTTTTGATCTGTACCGTATGATTTAATCCTCTCACCATCTTATTTTAACATCCATCCTATTTGAAAgttcccctatatatatatatatatatatatatatatatatatatatatatatatatatatatatatatatatatatatatatatatatatatatatatatatatatatatatatatcggaGAGTCATCTACATAATCTTTTCTTTCAGATTCATTTCAGTAACAGTTTACAATTACAAtccaatttcatttttctctcttctacCATAAACAGTAAACCTAGTTAATGACCCCCCTCCCTAATCACACAAATGACAAGAATAAGTTTATGAACTCACAGCATATCATGACAAAATTCTCCGTTTGGAAGTGTGAACTTTTTAATATTATCAGCCGATGCAGATGCAAAAGCTTGCCTGCAGACAACAAGGAAGAAGGGGTGAGACTGAGAAGacaataaaataacaattttttaagaaaatcaacCATAGTTAAAGAGTTAATAATTCTCCAAGTAACAATCAACAGATATTGAACACATACTCTTTAGGATGTGGAGCCATGGCTCGAACAGACTTTTTATGGTTTGTAAGAGTTAACGTTGTTTTACCTGCATGAAAGCATTGTGTGTAAGCTTGGTAAAAATTCGTACAGGAATTGAATTCAAGTGCATGTAATCACAGCACAAAcagagaaaaacaaataaattaccATATCTAAGGTCCCACATCTTGATCGTAGAATCATGAGAACCAGTGACAACTTGAGGGTCCTATTAAAAATATGACCAGAATAAGGCTCCAAAGTAAGGAAAAAAGAAGGTTTAAAAGTATACAACTATATTAAGACATGTTTCAAAGCTGCATTTGAATGATGGAATCTGTGTACGCAATTATCATATCAAAGAACCTGTAGTGGAACTAAGCTACGTAGAAAACCTATATGCcagtttgaaaaataaaaaatatagacaaCGGGGGGAAAATGTGCATACCGTTGGCCGTGTAAACACAGAGCAGACAGTATTCTCATGACCTGAAAGAGCATGAATCTGCGTTTTACTACGTATGTCCCAGACCTGAAAGTTTAGCACCAAGCATAGTGATCACATTTCTATTTCCTTaacatatttaataaaaaaaaattagaaatagacGAGCAGAAGGTATTGCTTCCACCTAAATCTAAAGATACCATCAAGTAACAATATCAACAAAGTCCATACCCGGCAGACAGAATCAAGTCCTCCAGTAAGTAAAATGCCAATTGTGGGATGAATAGCCAAGCAGTAAACAGCACTCAGATGACCATGATAAGACCTAATAACCTTGTTCTGTTCAAGATCCCAACATTTAACTTGTTTATCGTCACCAGCAGAAAACATGTAGGTATGTTTGTTGCTAATAGCAAGGCCTGTAGAGAAAGCACGCTGTTAGTATTAACCCAGTTCACAATAACTGCCAACactattaaatatttatacCTTTGGCTTCTCACCTCTTACTTGTTCGATGTGACCTGTTAATGTTAGCTTTAGAACACCACTTGCCAAGTCCCATATCTGCCCAAATGAACAActtagcaaaaaaataaaatccaaagaTTTAAATAGAtagacagaaaaaaaattataaactccACATGAATAAGTTAATAAACTATTTCAAATCATAGCTTCAATTTATAGAAAATATATGATAATAATGAGTCaatatttaaaactatatatttaacaaaaaaagtaGAATAACTCTAGCAAAAAGAATACAAAGAAACTTGAATCAGAAAGTAATTTAACAAAAGGAATAAGCATAGTGACAAGCCAAACATGCACCGCGCATGGCACAGGCTACTGCTCTAGTTACTTAAAAAAAGACAGTTGTTTCAGATTAAATTGCAAAGAAAGAAAGCAACCCACAGAATGAACAATTCAACATGGATCATCAAGTTTTCAGTCTTATCTACATGCCTTCTCATAACAAGAAACTATGACATGCATTTTGTGATCAAATACCTTGATAGTTCGATCTGCAGAACCAGTAGCAAACCATGTATTACTGGGATCAACTGCAACAGATCTCACCAATCCTGAGTGACCACTGATGACCTACAGAAAATAAATCATGGCGAAAATTCTCAGCTAAAATTATATCAGAGTATTATAGTTTAAAAGGATTTCAGAAAAATTATGTACACCAGACCTGATTAGAATGAAAGAATTACGACATTAGCAAACACAAACTAATTATTTTGGATATAGTGGCAGCATGTGAATAGCCaagttttaaaattgaaatttgcgATGTTGGGTAGAATTACAGATGCTTGGAAATAGCACACCTATTTGCTGTAAAGCATTACCAGTTCTATGCATTAAATGGATTTTAAAAATCTCTTTTACTACATAGTGGATGCCAACAcagactctctctctctctctctctctctctctctctctctctctctctctctctctctctctctctctctctctctctctctctctcgttatTATCCAGCACAAAATTTTGGTAAGCACTTACAAACAGCAAGATGTCAATCCAAATCCAGTAGACAAATTGAAATTCTGAATGTAACTAATCCAAGGTAACCTTGCACGGATGGTAAGAAAATGACTGCAATAGGATGATGGAACTAAACAGGTTCCTTGACTAAACTACTAACTAGTTCACCAGGCATCCCTAACTACATTTGTTTTGGTTTACATAATCTGAGAATGAAAAAGAGAACACCCTAAGCGGCTAAGCCATGTATTTATCATTAAATAGTTAAAATAGTGGTCAAGTAGTTCTCACCCTGTAGTTTTTCCATGGCACATGCCAATCAGGTCGTGGCCATTTACTTGGCATTCTTTCCATCAAAGCAGATGTTGAGAAATTCCTGTATATTGAAACTACAACAGTTTAGTCAAAAAGGTCGAATCAGCAGAATGCTAATCCTAGATACATTCATATTGAGCAAAAACAGAAGATGGTGTGCATAACCAACAAAAAGTGTATtgagataaaattttaaaatataaaggcATCGAGAGAAAGCCAGAACCTTTCAGATGAGCCAGAGGTAGAAACAACT
This genomic interval from Trifolium pratense cultivar HEN17-A07 linkage group LG6, ARS_RC_1.1, whole genome shotgun sequence contains the following:
- the LOC123889053 gene encoding protein pleiotropic regulatory locus 1-like, with the protein product MEAIEPQSLKKRPLDLFSPLDQQLAPPDSESKKIRVNYKVNAEYGGIQESIAQPQTKNSATKNQSQEPGLALLPGPSMPSRGSSRNFSTSSLMERMESKWPRPDWHAPWKNYRVISGHLGWVTSIAVDPSNTWFATGSADRTIKIWDLATGVLKLTLTGHIQQVRALAISNKHTYMFSAADDKQVKCWDLEQNKVIRSYHGHLSGVYCLSIHPDDNNMLVTGGRDSVCRVWDIRKQTQIHALGHDNTVCSVFTTETDPYQVVTGSHDSTIKMWDVRYYGKTLLTTLTNHKKSVRAMAPHPKQRAFASASADNIKKFTLPKGQFCHNMLSQQKTIINALAVNEEGVMVTGGDNGSMWFWDWKSGHNFQQLQTIVQPGSLDSEAGIYALTYDITGTRLISCEADKTIKMWKQDQNATQETHPLNFRPPKDIRRF
- the LOC123889059 gene encoding protein pleiotropic regulatory locus 1-like — translated: MERMPSKWPRPDWHVPWKNYRVISGHSGLVRSVAVDPSNTWFATGSADRTIKIWDLASGVLKLTLTGHIEQVRGLAISNKHTYMFSAGDDKQVKCWDLEQNKVIRSYHGHLSAVYCLAIHPTIGILLTGGLDSVCRVWDIRSKTQIHALSGHENTVCSVFTRPTDPQVVTGSHDSTIKMWDLRYGKTTLTLTNHKKSVRAMAPHPKEQAFASASADNIKKFTLPNGEFCHDMLSQQKTIINAMAVNEEGVMVTGGDNGSMWFWDWKSGHNSQQSQTIVQPGSLDSEAGIYALTYDITGTRLISCEADKTIKMWKQDENAI